CCTGATAATCTATAGCAGGtatgtaaaatagttttatcatGTATGAAATTTACCCCAGAAGTTACTTTCatgttattcaatttatttgctATGTTGTTCAAGGCGTCATTGAAATCAGATTGAAATATTAAACACGCAACTCGCTCACCAAAATGTGGTATTTCACTAAGCTCTAACAGGAACTGTTCTGGTTTGTCGAGTGGCTGATCTGGATGAGATGCCACATGACCTTTAATCAATCCCAATTCTTCTTCTGTCGCTGACTGTTTAACAACAACACaggtactcaaaatatattaagctcaaaaaatgtcaataatggTACGTATTcattactgattagtgattacatacTTGATACTTACCACTTCATAAATTTGTTGAAGTACTTCAACGCTTACTATAGACGTATCGAAATTATAAAGAGctgaaaaacaaatatgagtataatgtttaaatcgatatagataatattatataattattatttaccattttcGATTTCAGAAAAATCCAAATGTAAACTCTGGGCTAATATGCCTACGTTTCGCGATCTCTTAGTGTCCAACAACTGTTTAAATTCCTATACAATTGTGGAAATGTTTagagagaataatatttttttttcttatatttatgaACCATCCACTCAATGTACAACTCAcctctatctttttttttagttgaacctttttttttgctaattttgGTTCTACTGCTTGTCGTGAGAAAAGCTGCGAAAACTCGTTTATATTCGGTATTGGGGCTTCTTCTAAATCACTCCACAGTGGTTTTAAACTAGACATTATACAAGTTCAAATTCagttttttgaacattttatactgtctacattttcatatttaccAATCTGGTGAATCTGGAGTAGTTGGTGTGTATGTTTCTATAATAGGATCTTTCAAAATAACTCTTGTCCAATATAAAGGCCTCATAGGTACTGGTGGAGTTATTGGCTTTTTAcgtaatactattttaatatgaaaattaacttatagttattttattaatgaattatattcaGTGAAATACTCACAATCACGTTGAGCGTTCCAACCACCAATAGGTGGCGCAGGAAATGGCGTTGGACCAGTCatcggtggcggtggtggtggaggACCATTGAATCCAGAAACTGATTTGTTTAATAgttgtggtggtggtggtggtggaatACCATTTggtgtgttatataatataggtggaTGCGGAGGAGATGTATAATTTGCAGAAAGTATGATGAagaggtggtggtggtggcggtggcggcaGCGGCGGAGGTGGTGGAATAGTACTTCTAGGGGATTGTGGTAACGGAGGTGGTGGTGGAATAATAGTTCCAGAAAGTTGGGGTAGAGGAGGTGGAGGTGGGATTATATTCCCAGTACATTCTGTTTGAGgaagaggaggaggaggaggaggaggaggaggaggaggaggaggaggaggaggaggaggtgGCGGTGGTGGAATTATACTTCCAGTGAGTTGTGGTGGAGAAGGAATAGGAAGCGAAATACTGATTTCTGGAATAGGATGGAATGTTGCAGGGGGAACAGTACTTTCTGAAAGCTGTGAAGAATCTGTTGTTGAAGCAAGTTGACAATCGTTATCAATGAGTGATGATAAAGTGGAATCTGGCGGTATTTGATTCTCCGGTATTGCCTcggtttcttttttaaaaaccaatgaATTTTCCGAAAAATCACATTTAATAGCTTCTATGGCGACCTCAGGTGAACTTAATAGGGAATCTGCACTTTGAATAATCGTACTACTATCAATTGTACTATTATCACTTGGATCAAAAAGTGGTGTTAAACCACCAAAAACGATCTTATTAAGAGAGGAACTTTTTGGTGTTGTTATTGGGGACAACCCGTTGTACGTTGGATCGTTCACGCCAACCGGAGTATAAAACACAGTGGAATCGCCACTATTAGAACTAGGTAGTGAAGATGGAGTATCTTTGGAATTCAGTTTAGGCGTTGATGAAATTGATGTCCTTTTGGTCGGTGATTGGAtaccattcaatttttttatgaacgtttcaTCAGGTGTATTTccatttatttgtttaacagGAATATTTGCCTGGTCTATTGATAGAGTCGAAAATTTATCAGTTAACGAAGATAATGACTTCTTGCGTCTTATTGGCAAACTAGTTGGTTTAGGACTTTTAGTTTGTGGATAATCAGATATATTTTCCAAATCTGGCATGTTTTCTTTGTGTGTTGCTCCAATGCCGTTTTTAAACGGTgactgaaatatttatataaacaattttactttaataatagcGAGAGTTgtcttttataaattacattatatataataaatagttactgAGGATATGTTTCGAAAACGGAACATTAAAAAAGTAAGTACAATAAATACGGATATATACCTATGgaggtatatgatatattaatacctgTTTTGAAAccgttttgttttgtatttcttGTAGTTCTTCTGAATTCGAATACGCTTGAGACGTTGGTCCATCTTTACCGTTTTCAATAACACCTTTGACAaatcattatacaaaataaattaatatttaatagatacaaTACATttgcatatatgtataatataattaataatacccaAACTTTTGTCAGTTAGCCATGCCGGTTGTCCAATACGTCCTGGAGACGACGATGGGGAGTTAATCAGTTCAGAACGAGCCCAGTAGTACATGTAGTCCAACTAAGAATAAAacacaaatgtatatttaattatctttaatattagtTTCGCATGAGTTTGTTGCGTATAAAATGTAGAAAGATCACTTGCAGGTGGgattatattatagctacaatatcatattacaattaaaatcataccattgtttgaaatataaaaaggtaGATCATATTCTAGTgatacagaaatataatatagtcttgtgggatgtcatttaaaaaacctaatactattttatagaaAACGCCCACAGACTTCCCAcatcatacatttatacctatcgATTAGGTCatatttttgctttttataAGTTATCCAATTTCGAAAATATAAGGATTActaattaatgtttgttattgAAACTAATCACATTAAATGCAAcgattcattaaaaatatcaaacaatagaCAGCAATTGTGTGAAGTAAGTGGTAATTTTATATAGTGACCACTGACCAgcgtatattagatatatagcTTTTCAGaaacagttaaaattatattaatactgttTTAAAGATGAACTATGTATTTCGTAAAGTGTTTTTATAGAGTATTGTgcataaatgataatttttcaaGGCTATAATATTACGAGACCCGTGTAGGTATTCTAAACCGGTAATAATTTAGtagttattgattttattgcCAAAGTAAGAGGACCGAGAATACCTAAGACGAAAGTTGATCTATAGTCTCGTCTGTATAGTTatcgtttaaaataatcaaGTGATTGTCATAAATAGAACATGAACACTACCCAAAGGtccttgataaaatatataatgaaataaaatggaaGACCCGAAGacaaatcattattaacattttctttaaaatacgaGCATGGTCATAATTACATACCTACGTTTCTAACGTATCTGTATTTTCATCGGAATTTCattcatagtaggtatatacatgttatacaatGTATTCAACTAGTTAATTGTtctcttaataaataaagtataactcccacataaaattatattattaaatattttatccatatAGGTTATAGATGTTTTtagcataattaaaatttattaaaagataTCGATTTTAACATATAAGTAATTGTTTTTGCATCGACCTATATACTGTGTACAGTGTGCATGATATTGTCATGgtccatgatattataatacataattaatagatTACGAGGGGAtgaggtaattaaaaaatatctcaaTATATAGCGTTTGAACAGTACATTTAAGTTCTGTAGATGTAGGGATTATTACCTCATaagcctatattttataaaaattcaaaaattcgaAATTGCTAAAAAACAACACACAGGTAAACAATGAAACAAAATTACAGTACCtattgtgtttgtatgtggataaatttaacaaactattcattaaaaaaaaattactcttcTATACATGTTTAGCTCTTAAAACAAACATACGCAaagaaatattaatcaataaaaaattatttttttaaatttttatttaaatatgctataatattatatttgatttaaaattaaaatatagaaatggttttattatataatatattactccatgttcaaaataatattaagtgataATTTCTTAACGTTGAAATTAGTAAtaatggtttttataattt
This portion of the Acyrthosiphon pisum isolate AL4f chromosome A1, pea_aphid_22Mar2018_4r6ur, whole genome shotgun sequence genome encodes:
- the LOC100159471 gene encoding LOW QUALITY PROTEIN: formin-2 (The sequence of the model RefSeq protein was modified relative to this genomic sequence to represent the inferred CDS: deleted 1 base in 1 codon; substituted 1 base at 1 genomic stop codon), whose protein sequence is MGNLQSSTPSSRGCTKSRNKRPLTTGTRDWLLGGATRVLRKPVAPAPAVAEVEAAAATADHVTVTSRDLRRQRTPPARDDDTDHHADEQQQQHRQEHHCSNRRHHRNDRNDESVRSSSEEEDSSVFADTLTSPQSVYSDARDEPDEIMVVNGGETFGGSTGRTAAAAHQAFTIVKHRKVELSPAKLQSAIANGQVQAVGPAVRRSNSSQLSDGPKDGSVLRRVAKVTLDQATKDQKPVRPKHVPEKLDFRNREKFEGQVLVNWLVSSFGTEERRRDARLLLPQICTDLVTAGVIKQIRDKDATVAGDLFRLDYMYYWARSELINSPSSSPGRIGQPAWLTDKSLGVIENGKDGPTSQAYSNSEELQEIQNKTVSKQSPFKNGIGATHKENMPDLENISDYPQTKSPKPTSLPIRRKKSLSSLTDKFSTLSIDQANIPVKQINGNTPDETFIKKLNGIQSPTKRTSISSTPKLNSKDTPSSLPSSNSGDSTVFYTPVGVNDPTYNGLSPITTPKSSSLNKIVFGGLTPLFDPSDNSTIDSSTIIQSADSLLSSPEVAIEAIKCDFSENSLVFKKETEAIPENQIPPDSTLSSLIDNDCQLASTTDSSQLSESTVPPATFHPIPEISISLPIPSPPQLTGSIIPPPPPPPPPPPPPPPPPPPPPPLPQTECTGNIIPPPPPLPQLSGTIIPPPPPLPQSPRSTIPPPPPLPPPPPPPPLHHTFCKLYISSASTYIIXHTNGIPPPPPPQLLNKSVSGFNGPPPPPPPMTGPTPFPAPPIGGWNAQRDLLRKKPITPPVPMRPLYWTRVILKDPIIETYTPTTPDSPDCLKPLWSDLEEAPIPNINEFSQLFSRQAVEPKLAKKKVQLKKKIEEFKQLLDTKRSRNVGILAQSLHLDFSEIENALYNFDTSIVSVEVLQQIYEVSATEEELGLIKGHVASHPDQPLDKPEQFLLELSEIPHFGERVACLIFQSDFNDALNNIANKLNNMKVTSGFLMTSESLKKVLAIILALGNYMNGGNRQRGQADGFGLEILPKLRDVKSKDNSMTLLHFIVRTYINECKEPMKETLPVPEPSDVDRAAHVTFDDLQQGLKELKIKLAGCKKKADKVILSSAYDSLEPFKTKMESFISMAHRQLENEHENLEESKKLFIKLMRFYQFQPKTSKSLLDVAPKDFFPLWLPFCTDFKDFWNMEQQRIVKEKLLESKRRTKERQQLVRTNKKSLEGLKNQIQSKFK